From the genome of Hymenobacter cellulosilyticus, one region includes:
- the mutS gene encoding DNA mismatch repair protein MutS — MHGTLGPAPVIDTPLMKQYYQLKEQHPGALLLFRVGDFYETFGEDAVTASRILDITLTKRGAGTASETPLAGFPHHSLDTYLPKLVRAGQRVAICDQLEDPKQAKGLVKRGITELVTPGVSFNDNVLERRSNNYLAAVHFGKQECGISFLDISTGEFLVAQGDHAYLGKLLQNFSPAEVLFCKKSRSEFEQHYGPDFCHYALDEWVFGYDYTYETLTRHFNTTSLKGFGIDGLKEGITAAGCILHYLAETKHDQVGHIASIGRLEEDKYVWLDRFTVRNLELVHPQHPGGVPLIDILDQTVTPMGARLLRKWVVLPLKEPLQIQRRLDTVEGLLDNPELLGDLVQHLKQINDLERLISKVAVRRINPRELLQLSRALDAIGPIRELLAASNMRALQKLADQLNSCETLREEIKAKIRPDAPILTNQGNVLNEGIDAELDELRSIAFSGKDYLFQLQQREIQNTGISSLKVAYNKVFGYYLEVTNSHKDKVPATWIRKQTLVNAERYITEELKTYEEKILHAEERLFVIEQNIYNELVLSAMDSVPQIQQNARAIGIIDCLASFAATARQQRYVKPVVNDSTLLDIRAGRHPVIERQLPPGESYIPNDICLDQEEQQIVVITGPNMAGKSALLRQTALIVLLAQIGSFVPADAATIGVIDKIFTRVGASDNLSKGESTFMVEMTETASILNNLSDRSLVLMDEIGRGTSTYDGISIAWAIVEHLHNNPKARAKTLFATHYHELNQLAEDCPRVRNYNVAVREADGRILFMRKLVEGGSEHSFGIHVARMAGMPTAVVLRANEIMHHLEQERASTGIEEGPTEFDEVLAGLETEPKNGRASRGPVAQPAAAVASAPRPSLQLSMFEPADPVLERIREQLQQLDVNTLTPIDALLKLNELKLTLGTKGK; from the coding sequence ATGCACGGCACGCTGGGGCCCGCCCCGGTGATTGATACGCCGCTGATGAAGCAGTATTATCAGCTCAAAGAGCAGCACCCCGGCGCCCTGCTGCTGTTCCGCGTCGGCGACTTCTACGAAACCTTCGGCGAGGATGCTGTTACCGCTTCCCGCATCCTGGACATTACCCTGACCAAGCGCGGGGCCGGCACGGCCTCCGAAACTCCGTTGGCGGGTTTTCCTCACCATTCCCTGGATACCTACCTGCCTAAGCTGGTGCGGGCCGGGCAGCGTGTGGCCATCTGCGACCAGCTCGAAGACCCCAAGCAGGCCAAGGGCCTCGTCAAGCGCGGCATCACGGAGCTGGTTACGCCCGGCGTGTCGTTCAACGACAACGTGCTGGAGCGCCGCTCCAACAACTACCTGGCCGCCGTGCACTTCGGCAAGCAGGAGTGCGGCATTTCCTTTCTCGATATCAGCACCGGCGAATTTCTGGTGGCTCAGGGCGACCATGCCTACCTGGGCAAGCTGCTCCAGAACTTCTCCCCGGCCGAAGTCTTGTTCTGCAAAAAAAGCCGCTCGGAGTTTGAGCAGCACTACGGCCCGGATTTCTGCCACTACGCCCTCGACGAGTGGGTGTTTGGCTACGACTATACTTACGAAACCCTGACCCGCCACTTCAACACCACTTCCCTCAAGGGCTTTGGCATCGACGGGCTCAAGGAGGGCATTACGGCCGCGGGCTGCATTCTGCACTACCTGGCCGAAACCAAGCACGACCAAGTAGGCCACATTGCCAGCATCGGCCGCCTGGAGGAAGACAAGTACGTGTGGCTCGACCGGTTTACGGTGCGCAACCTGGAGCTGGTACACCCCCAGCACCCCGGCGGCGTCCCGCTGATTGACATCCTGGACCAGACCGTAACGCCCATGGGGGCCCGCCTGCTGCGCAAGTGGGTGGTGCTGCCGCTCAAGGAGCCCCTGCAGATTCAGCGCCGCCTCGACACGGTGGAAGGTCTGCTCGACAACCCCGAGCTGCTCGGTGATTTGGTACAGCACCTCAAGCAGATCAACGACCTGGAACGGCTGATTTCCAAGGTGGCCGTGCGCCGCATCAACCCGCGGGAGCTGCTGCAGCTCAGCCGCGCCCTCGATGCCATCGGGCCCATCCGGGAGTTGCTGGCCGCTTCCAATATGCGCGCCCTGCAGAAGCTGGCCGACCAGCTCAATTCCTGCGAAACGCTGCGGGAGGAAATCAAGGCCAAAATCCGTCCCGACGCGCCCATTCTTACCAACCAGGGCAACGTGCTCAACGAGGGCATTGACGCCGAGCTGGACGAGCTGCGCAGCATTGCCTTCTCGGGCAAGGACTATCTGTTTCAGCTCCAGCAGCGCGAAATCCAGAACACCGGTATTTCGTCCCTGAAAGTGGCCTACAACAAGGTCTTCGGCTACTACCTCGAAGTTACCAACTCCCACAAGGACAAGGTACCCGCCACCTGGATTCGGAAGCAGACCCTGGTAAATGCCGAGCGCTACATCACCGAGGAACTCAAAACCTACGAGGAGAAGATTCTGCACGCCGAGGAGCGCTTGTTCGTCATCGAGCAGAATATCTACAACGAGCTGGTCTTGTCGGCCATGGACTCGGTGCCCCAGATTCAGCAGAACGCCCGCGCCATCGGCATCATCGACTGCCTGGCTTCCTTTGCCGCCACGGCCCGGCAGCAGCGCTATGTAAAGCCCGTCGTCAACGATTCCACGCTGCTCGACATCCGCGCCGGCCGCCACCCCGTCATTGAGCGGCAGCTGCCACCCGGCGAGTCGTATATCCCCAATGACATCTGCCTCGACCAGGAAGAGCAGCAGATTGTGGTCATCACCGGGCCCAACATGGCCGGCAAATCGGCCCTGCTGCGCCAGACGGCCCTGATTGTGCTCCTGGCCCAGATTGGCTCCTTCGTGCCCGCCGACGCGGCTACCATCGGCGTCATCGACAAGATCTTCACCCGCGTGGGGGCCTCCGACAACCTGAGCAAGGGCGAGAGTACCTTCATGGTGGAGATGACCGAAACGGCCAGCATCCTGAATAACCTCTCGGACCGTAGCCTGGTGCTAATGGACGAAATCGGGCGGGGCACCAGCACCTACGACGGTATCAGCATTGCCTGGGCCATTGTGGAGCACCTGCACAACAACCCCAAGGCTCGGGCCAAGACGCTGTTTGCAACGCACTACCACGAACTCAACCAGTTGGCCGAAGACTGCCCGCGGGTGCGCAACTACAACGTGGCCGTACGCGAAGCCGATGGCCGCATCCTGTTTATGCGCAAGCTCGTGGAAGGCGGTTCCGAGCACAGCTTCGGTATTCATGTGGCCCGCATGGCCGGCATGCCCACCGCCGTGGTATTACGGGCCAACGAAATCATGCACCACTTGGAGCAGGAGCGGGCCTCGACCGGTATCGAAGAAGGGCCTACGGAGTTTGATGAAGTGCTGGCCGGCCTGGAAACCGAGCCCAAAAACGGTCGGGCTAGCCGTGGCCCGGTAGCTCAGCCCGCCGCGGCCGTAGCCTCAGCGCCACGGCCCAGCCTGCAGCTCAGCATGTTCGAGCCCGCCGACCCGGTGCTGGAACGCATCCGGGAGCAGCTGCAGCAGCTGGATGTCAATACGCTCACACCCATCGATGCTCTGCTAAAGCTGAACGAGCTGAAGCTGACTTTAGGCACCAAAGGCAAGTAA